A stretch of Vespula vulgaris chromosome 5, iyVesVulg1.1, whole genome shotgun sequence DNA encodes these proteins:
- the LOC127063704 gene encoding eukaryotic translation initiation factor 4E transporter isoform X2: protein MRLEDAHTLIGSNWYRRTRKRPLVGPTGSPFLDATLVVQTRACRWFRKNKSVNPLKRVTFRDDAIISMSVAGEVTDTSIMEIGRSRPQFQYSREELMVIKGLPLSKRRPGFLDTSYNNTRGVWDPERWHSNRKCSDTPPKDEKGIRSESITENHNKRRNGDPRERIRKEQDGIVLSPQRRSFNSGCFVNVNQPPNRRSESPIGKTEVSHRETVRRIGSGRILTRDIWDFRSENEKLEPERTDFSFRSGTSAGSTLRDRDNRESRETKDRENIRDRERERDNLRDRDERNERFERRSFGRDFGDRERDRDRDRGVERAERNHQNDRDKERGRERRFSNDRRKSCGDNRDANEPEWFSSGPTSQHDTIELRGFEDIPEEKVVSNSANVKTKKLTTAQKKRGKRNSLEKDEKQNENTIGPKGRSTPTTLDQSINVVPAPHSPISEQTEPPSDSQKECQDTSDSIITESSSEVAENCNVRKNEENSHPDFNLDDFLKSDTFPGVPGLLTNGVGSNGGSCSRFSQWFKRESPIQQQTESRRASIQDELLNNLLNDITEPNIQIPSVTESNTYFAPISPANQTANNTTSTTGVKLLEMLQRGNKQQHSQNGQADLTTPVIPLMKSSSIKDMVGGKVVHSLEELEARMRGGVPPPSSTAELSRVNKTEEDLSAFKKLLAQVTGGQAVPAANGPMPQKPQSVTLMQLLNSQLKTPQQPVVPQQSVTDQIHASTFNHVGPIAPTQHPHQVQMQHENLMKVLHIQQQQQKHRQQHSDMLSMIMSGQRLMGVSPVPTEMQMMMNNAASSGQELLQRPEAQAIIQGLQQGEITKQHLIQQLQNPAMQHRHREVLVNILKMYGGTTSRAISPHPNAPTPQDHILHQMLYQQQQQQQQQQQQQQQQQQQQQQQQQQQQRIPSPMNNAYCPPPIISSNIGTSPNTLTAKHSVIPHRVPSPRELVMHTQSIMQNALIKKKLEEQRENFRKRQDQQQQQQQIQQRPSTPVNSPAKQTMSPTPLAFTPTSVLRKMTADKEPEGNSNDLAKLANQNQVQQMQSAVQLLTQGVLSRHNTLRPQSIQSTWSNPNIKQYPGRPIVKGGSGGSSVNQYQYSGGNLDFQQQQHRTVTNVYGNPARSKHAMTPTVSSHPNVPQYNVTQNTIINQRSNHMNPQMKQVQQVQSHMANVQHQQQQQQQAQQTRSANPQVQLMLNQNYNSNRSDGRMMRSQQLNINVGRQNSPGLGFMGSNGGDLSPTSNQLARWFTPELLAQARAGKLPELGQTNVLSLEELERLQHASTKVHN, encoded by the exons atgagGCTAGAAGATGCTCATACTTTAATCGGTTCTAACTGGTACCGACGAACTCGCAAACGTCCGCTGGTCGGACCTACAGGATCTCCATTCTTAGATGCGACTTTGGTAGTACAAACCAGAGCTTGTCGATggtttcgtaaaaataaatcagtAAATCCATTAAAACGAGTAACTTTTC gaGATGATGCAATTATATCAATGTCTGTGGCCGGAGAGGTAACTGATACTTCCATTATGGAAATTGGACGTTCAAGACCTCAATTTCAATATTCTCGG gAAGAATTGATGGTGATAAAGGGTTTACCTTTATCTAAACGCAGACCTGGCTTTCTGGATACCTCTTATAATAA TACACGTGGTGTATGGGACCCTGAACGTTGGCAttcaaatagaaaatgtaGTGACACACCGCCTAAAGATGAAAAAGGTATACGTTCTGAATCAATTACTGAAAATCATAACAAGCGTCGCAATGGTGATCCTCGAGAACGAATACGAAAAGAACAGGATGGTATTGTTTTAAGTCCCCAAAGACGAAGTTTTAATTCTGGATGTTTTGTTAATGTGAACCAACCTCCAAATAGACGCTCTGAAAGTCCAATTGGTAAAACAGAG GTCAGTCATCGGGAAACAGTTCGACGAATTGGTAGTGGTAGAATTTTGACACGTGACATATGGGACTTCAGatctgaaaatgaaaaacttgAACCAGAACGTACAGATTTCTCGTTTAGATCAGGTACAAGTGCAGGTAGTACATTACGTGATCGTGACAATAGAGAAAGTAGGGAAACAAAAGATCGTGAAAATATACGAGATAGAGAACGCGAACGAGATAATCTACGTGACCGGGACGAAAGAAATGAACGATTCGAACGTCGATCGTTTGGTCGTGACTTTGGAGATCGTGAAAGAGATCGCGATCGAGATAGAGGAGTGGAAAGAGCCGAGCGTAATCATCAAAATGATCGTGATAAGGAACGCGGACGCGAAAGAAGATTTAGTAATGATCGCAGAAAAAGCTGTGGTGATAACCGTGATGCAAATGAGCCTGAATGGTTTAGCTCAGGACCTACATCTCAGCATGATACTATTGAATTAAGAGGTTTTGAAGATATTccagaagaaaaagtagttaGTAATAGTGCCAATGTTAAAACTAAAAAGTTAACAACTGCTCAAAAGAAACGTGGAAAAAGGAATTCCttagagaaagatgaaaaacagAATGAGAATACAATTGGACCTAAAGGACGTAGTACCCCAACAACGCTAGATCAATCAATTAATGTTGTACCTGCACCACATTCTCCGATATCAGAACAAACTGAACCACCATCTGATTCTCAAAAAGAATGTCAAGATACTAGTGATAGCATTATAACAGAATCAAGTTCTGAGGTAGCTGAGAATTGCAATGTtcgtaaaaatgaagaaaatagtCATCCTGATTTCAATCTAGACGATTTCTTAAAATCTGATACTTTCCCTGGTGTTCCTGGTTTGTTAACT aacGGAGTTGGTTCAAATGGTGGATCATGTTCTCGATTTAGTCAGTGGTTTAAGAGAGAAAGTCCTATTCAGCAACAAACAGAAAGTCGTAGAGCTTCTATACAGGatgaattgttaaataatttactcAATGATATCACTGAACCGAATATTCAAATCCCATCAGTTACTGAGTCAAATACATACTTTGCTCCTATATCACCTGCTAATCAAACAGCAAATAATACTACATCTACCACTGGTGTAAAACTTCTTGAAATGTTGCAACGTGGTAATAAGCAACAGCATAGTCAAAATGGTCAAGCGGATCTAACAACGCCAGTTATACCATTAATGAAAAGTTCTTCTATCAAAGATATGG TAGGTGGAAAAGTTGTGCATAGCTTGGAAGAATTAGAGGCACGAATGCGTGGCGGTGTTCCTCCACCTTCATCTACGGCTGAACTGTCTCGTGTAAATAAGACTGAAGAGGATCTTTCTGCCTTTAAAAAATTg cTTGCTCAAGTAACTGGTGGACAAGCTGTACCAGCAGCAAATGGACCTATGCCTCAAAAACCACAATCTGTAACATTGATGCAg TTGCTTAATTCACAATTAAAAACACCACAACAACCAGTTGTTCCACAGCAATCAGTTACAGATCAAATTCATGCTTCAACATTCAATCATGTTGGTCCTATTGCTCCTACTCAACATCCACACCAGGTTCAAATGCAACATGAAAACTTAATGAAAGTATTGCATATACAACAG CAACAGCAGAAACATCGACAACAACATTCTGATATGCTCTCCATGATAATGAGTGGTCAACGATTGATGGGTGTCAGTCCTGTACCAACAGAAATGCAAATGATGATGAATAATGCTGCTTCATCTGGACAAGAATTATTGCAAAGACCAGAAGCACAAGCTATAATTCAAGGTTTGCAACAAGGAGAAATAACAAAACAGCATTTGATCCAACAATTACAG AATCCTGCCATGCAGCATCGACATCGAGAAGTACTCgttaatattcttaaaatgTATGGTGGAACTACATCACGTGCGATAAGTCCACATCCAAATGCACCTACTCCACAAGATCATATTTTGCATCAAATGTTAtatcagcaacagcaacaacagcagcagcagcagcagcagcaacaacaacaacaacaacagcaacaacaacaacaacaacaacaacaacggaTTCCTTCTCCCATGAATAATG CTTATTGTCCACCCCCAATAATTTCATCAAATATAGGAACCAGTCCCAACACATTAACAGCAAAACATTcag TGATACCACATAGAGTACCTTCTCCACGGGAACTGGTTATGCATACTCAATCCATAATGCAAAATGCTttaattaagaagaaattagAAGAACAACGTGAGAACTTTCGTAAGCGACAGgatcaacaacaacagcaacaacagatTCAGCAAAGACCGTCCACTCCTGTTAATTCTCCAGCAAAGCAAACAATGAGTCCAACGCCACTTGCTTTTACGCCAACCTCAGTATTACGCAAAATGACCGCCGATAAGGAGCCAGAGG gCAACAGCAATGATCTAGCAAAACTGGCTAACCAAAATCAAGTACAACAAATGCAGTCTGCAGTCCAGTTACTTACACAAGGAGTTCTTTCACGACATAATACATTGCGACCACAATCTATTCAATCTACATGGTCTAATCCAAATATTAAGCAATATCCTG GACGACCAATAGTAAAAGGTGGCAGCGGTGGTAGCAGTGTCAATCAGTATCAGTATAGTGGTGGCAATTTAGATTTTCAACAGCAGCAGCATAGAACTGTGACGAATGTATATGGCAATCCTGCACGTTCCAAGCATGCTATGACTCCTACAGTATCATCACATCCTAATGTTCCTCAATATAATGTTACTcaaaatactataataaacCAACGATCAAACCATATGAATCCCCAAATGAAGCAGGTTCAACAAGTTCAATCACATATGGCTAATGtacaacatcaacaacaacaacaacaacaagcaCAACAAACGCGATCTGCAAACCCTCAAGTGCAACTTATGTTGAATCAAAACTACAACTCCAATCGTTCAG ATGGACGAATGATGCGATCACAGCAATTAAATATCAACGTTGGCCGTCAAAATTCTCCAGGTCTTGGATTTATGGGTAGTAATGGTGGAGACTTATCCCCAACATCAAATCAGTTAGCACGATGGTTTACTCCTGAACTTCTTGCACAAGCTCGGGCTGGTAAGCTACCAGAGCTTGGTCAAACAAATGTTTTGTCATTGGAAGAATTGGAAAGACTTCAACATGCTTCAACGAAGGTGCATAATTGA
- the LOC127063704 gene encoding eukaryotic translation initiation factor 4E transporter isoform X4, with protein sequence MSLESVTSDKQLLNQKTTGDDAIISMSVAGEVTDTSIMEIGRSRPQFQYSREELMVIKGLPLSKRRPGFLDTSYNNTRGVWDPERWHSNRKCSDTPPKDEKGIRSESITENHNKRRNGDPRERIRKEQDGIVLSPQRRSFNSGCFVNVNQPPNRRSESPIGKTEVSHRETVRRIGSGRILTRDIWDFRSENEKLEPERTDFSFRSGTSAGSTLRDRDNRESRETKDRENIRDRERERDNLRDRDERNERFERRSFGRDFGDRERDRDRDRGVERAERNHQNDRDKERGRERRFSNDRRKSCGDNRDANEPEWFSSGPTSQHDTIELRGFEDIPEEKVVSNSANVKTKKLTTAQKKRGKRNSLEKDEKQNENTIGPKGRSTPTTLDQSINVVPAPHSPISEQTEPPSDSQKECQDTSDSIITESSSEVAENCNVRKNEENSHPDFNLDDFLKSDTFPGVPGLLTNGVGSNGGSCSRFSQWFKRESPIQQQTESRRASIQDELLNNLLNDITEPNIQIPSVTESNTYFAPISPANQTANNTTSTTGVKLLEMLQRGNKQQHSQNGQADLTTPVIPLMKSSSIKDMEVGGKVVHSLEELEARMRGGVPPPSSTAELSRVNKTEEDLSAFKKLLAQVTGGQAVPAANGPMPQKPQSVTLMQLLNSQLKTPQQPVVPQQSVTDQIHASTFNHVGPIAPTQHPHQVQMQHENLMKVLHIQQQQQKHRQQHSDMLSMIMSGQRLMGVSPVPTEMQMMMNNAASSGQELLQRPEAQAIIQGLQQGEITKQHLIQQLQNPAMQHRHREVLVNILKMYGGTTSRAISPHPNAPTPQDHILHQMLYQQQQQQQQQQQQQQQQQQQQQQQQQQQQRIPSPMNNAYCPPPIISSNIGTSPNTLTAKHSVIPHRVPSPRELVMHTQSIMQNALIKKKLEEQRENFRKRQDQQQQQQQIQQRPSTPVNSPAKQTMSPTPLAFTPTSVLRKMTADKEPEGNSNDLAKLANQNQVQQMQSAVQLLTQGVLSRHNTLRPQSIQSTWSNPNIKQYPGRPIVKGGSGGSSVNQYQYSGGNLDFQQQQHRTVTNVYGNPARSKHAMTPTVSSHPNVPQYNVTQNTIINQRSNHMNPQMKQVQQVQSHMANVQHQQQQQQQAQQTRSANPQVQLMLNQNYNSNRSDGRMMRSQQLNINVGRQNSPGLGFMGSNGGDLSPTSNQLARWFTPELLAQARAGKLPELGQTNVLSLEELERLQHASTKVHN encoded by the exons ATGTCTTTGGAATCTGTGACAAGTGACAAACAGCTGCTAAATCAAAAAACAACAG gaGATGATGCAATTATATCAATGTCTGTGGCCGGAGAGGTAACTGATACTTCCATTATGGAAATTGGACGTTCAAGACCTCAATTTCAATATTCTCGG gAAGAATTGATGGTGATAAAGGGTTTACCTTTATCTAAACGCAGACCTGGCTTTCTGGATACCTCTTATAATAA TACACGTGGTGTATGGGACCCTGAACGTTGGCAttcaaatagaaaatgtaGTGACACACCGCCTAAAGATGAAAAAGGTATACGTTCTGAATCAATTACTGAAAATCATAACAAGCGTCGCAATGGTGATCCTCGAGAACGAATACGAAAAGAACAGGATGGTATTGTTTTAAGTCCCCAAAGACGAAGTTTTAATTCTGGATGTTTTGTTAATGTGAACCAACCTCCAAATAGACGCTCTGAAAGTCCAATTGGTAAAACAGAG GTCAGTCATCGGGAAACAGTTCGACGAATTGGTAGTGGTAGAATTTTGACACGTGACATATGGGACTTCAGatctgaaaatgaaaaacttgAACCAGAACGTACAGATTTCTCGTTTAGATCAGGTACAAGTGCAGGTAGTACATTACGTGATCGTGACAATAGAGAAAGTAGGGAAACAAAAGATCGTGAAAATATACGAGATAGAGAACGCGAACGAGATAATCTACGTGACCGGGACGAAAGAAATGAACGATTCGAACGTCGATCGTTTGGTCGTGACTTTGGAGATCGTGAAAGAGATCGCGATCGAGATAGAGGAGTGGAAAGAGCCGAGCGTAATCATCAAAATGATCGTGATAAGGAACGCGGACGCGAAAGAAGATTTAGTAATGATCGCAGAAAAAGCTGTGGTGATAACCGTGATGCAAATGAGCCTGAATGGTTTAGCTCAGGACCTACATCTCAGCATGATACTATTGAATTAAGAGGTTTTGAAGATATTccagaagaaaaagtagttaGTAATAGTGCCAATGTTAAAACTAAAAAGTTAACAACTGCTCAAAAGAAACGTGGAAAAAGGAATTCCttagagaaagatgaaaaacagAATGAGAATACAATTGGACCTAAAGGACGTAGTACCCCAACAACGCTAGATCAATCAATTAATGTTGTACCTGCACCACATTCTCCGATATCAGAACAAACTGAACCACCATCTGATTCTCAAAAAGAATGTCAAGATACTAGTGATAGCATTATAACAGAATCAAGTTCTGAGGTAGCTGAGAATTGCAATGTtcgtaaaaatgaagaaaatagtCATCCTGATTTCAATCTAGACGATTTCTTAAAATCTGATACTTTCCCTGGTGTTCCTGGTTTGTTAACT aacGGAGTTGGTTCAAATGGTGGATCATGTTCTCGATTTAGTCAGTGGTTTAAGAGAGAAAGTCCTATTCAGCAACAAACAGAAAGTCGTAGAGCTTCTATACAGGatgaattgttaaataatttactcAATGATATCACTGAACCGAATATTCAAATCCCATCAGTTACTGAGTCAAATACATACTTTGCTCCTATATCACCTGCTAATCAAACAGCAAATAATACTACATCTACCACTGGTGTAAAACTTCTTGAAATGTTGCAACGTGGTAATAAGCAACAGCATAGTCAAAATGGTCAAGCGGATCTAACAACGCCAGTTATACCATTAATGAAAAGTTCTTCTATCAAAGATATGG aaGTAGGTGGAAAAGTTGTGCATAGCTTGGAAGAATTAGAGGCACGAATGCGTGGCGGTGTTCCTCCACCTTCATCTACGGCTGAACTGTCTCGTGTAAATAAGACTGAAGAGGATCTTTCTGCCTTTAAAAAATTg cTTGCTCAAGTAACTGGTGGACAAGCTGTACCAGCAGCAAATGGACCTATGCCTCAAAAACCACAATCTGTAACATTGATGCAg TTGCTTAATTCACAATTAAAAACACCACAACAACCAGTTGTTCCACAGCAATCAGTTACAGATCAAATTCATGCTTCAACATTCAATCATGTTGGTCCTATTGCTCCTACTCAACATCCACACCAGGTTCAAATGCAACATGAAAACTTAATGAAAGTATTGCATATACAACAG CAACAGCAGAAACATCGACAACAACATTCTGATATGCTCTCCATGATAATGAGTGGTCAACGATTGATGGGTGTCAGTCCTGTACCAACAGAAATGCAAATGATGATGAATAATGCTGCTTCATCTGGACAAGAATTATTGCAAAGACCAGAAGCACAAGCTATAATTCAAGGTTTGCAACAAGGAGAAATAACAAAACAGCATTTGATCCAACAATTACAG AATCCTGCCATGCAGCATCGACATCGAGAAGTACTCgttaatattcttaaaatgTATGGTGGAACTACATCACGTGCGATAAGTCCACATCCAAATGCACCTACTCCACAAGATCATATTTTGCATCAAATGTTAtatcagcaacagcaacaacagcagcagcagcagcagcagcaacaacaacaacaacaacagcaacaacaacaacaacaacaacaacaacggaTTCCTTCTCCCATGAATAATG CTTATTGTCCACCCCCAATAATTTCATCAAATATAGGAACCAGTCCCAACACATTAACAGCAAAACATTcag TGATACCACATAGAGTACCTTCTCCACGGGAACTGGTTATGCATACTCAATCCATAATGCAAAATGCTttaattaagaagaaattagAAGAACAACGTGAGAACTTTCGTAAGCGACAGgatcaacaacaacagcaacaacagatTCAGCAAAGACCGTCCACTCCTGTTAATTCTCCAGCAAAGCAAACAATGAGTCCAACGCCACTTGCTTTTACGCCAACCTCAGTATTACGCAAAATGACCGCCGATAAGGAGCCAGAGG gCAACAGCAATGATCTAGCAAAACTGGCTAACCAAAATCAAGTACAACAAATGCAGTCTGCAGTCCAGTTACTTACACAAGGAGTTCTTTCACGACATAATACATTGCGACCACAATCTATTCAATCTACATGGTCTAATCCAAATATTAAGCAATATCCTG GACGACCAATAGTAAAAGGTGGCAGCGGTGGTAGCAGTGTCAATCAGTATCAGTATAGTGGTGGCAATTTAGATTTTCAACAGCAGCAGCATAGAACTGTGACGAATGTATATGGCAATCCTGCACGTTCCAAGCATGCTATGACTCCTACAGTATCATCACATCCTAATGTTCCTCAATATAATGTTACTcaaaatactataataaacCAACGATCAAACCATATGAATCCCCAAATGAAGCAGGTTCAACAAGTTCAATCACATATGGCTAATGtacaacatcaacaacaacaacaacaacaagcaCAACAAACGCGATCTGCAAACCCTCAAGTGCAACTTATGTTGAATCAAAACTACAACTCCAATCGTTCAG ATGGACGAATGATGCGATCACAGCAATTAAATATCAACGTTGGCCGTCAAAATTCTCCAGGTCTTGGATTTATGGGTAGTAATGGTGGAGACTTATCCCCAACATCAAATCAGTTAGCACGATGGTTTACTCCTGAACTTCTTGCACAAGCTCGGGCTGGTAAGCTACCAGAGCTTGGTCAAACAAATGTTTTGTCATTGGAAGAATTGGAAAGACTTCAACATGCTTCAACGAAGGTGCATAATTGA